The Schistocerca gregaria isolate iqSchGreg1 chromosome X, iqSchGreg1.2, whole genome shotgun sequence nucleotide sequence ATATGGCGCGTAAGTTACCGGGTGTTAAATATTCGCGAAAATttgctataaacagccttggaGTAAGTAAACATTTAGATGTAAACTGAAAACTGTTTATTTTGAACTAATGTACGCTAAAACCGGTCTTCGTTCTCCATCATGCGGACATATTTCTCACTGACACGTGTCCGTGTATGTTGCTGATAAACTGACGAACTTCCGAAATTTTGATTAGTTTACTATGTTTGAtagttttttcatttgttgtttgaAAGGAAAAGGTTTGTTCGGATGTTACCGAGGTGGAGCCCCAGGTTTGGGAAATTGCAAGACGAttgacatttaaaatattttcgttttaTAAATTGAGTAAATTGGCTGCCTTAGATTTCATGTGTGGTTTGCAACTAGTGTTCGTAATTCTGAGTTGTAGCGAACTCTTGTACCAAGGAAACAACTTAAGGCCCTTGGTACTGTTCAATAAATAAGTATGCGGTGTCCGTTGATAAATTTGAGGAGTCAACATTTTACCGCCTCTATATAATTTGATGCCAGTGTCTTGCAACTGCGAATAAACTTTCGCTGCTAAATCGGAACCTGTCGAACTTAACGCCCAACGAATTTTCGCGTCAAGACTGTTGAATGTGAACGCGTTGTAGTGTCTATATTGTTTGATTCTAAAGTCATATAATCTTGTATTATGATTTTTGAATTTTTCCGCCATAGAGCGCGTAATTCGAATGCGCTCTTAAATAAAACGGAGCTAAGGCGTTGGTGGTTCACGTTATTTGGTAGTGTATATTCGTATTAAACAGTGTTTGACGTATCGAATTGTGTATAAATGTGAAGTCAATAGTTTTTAGCGGCCTTCGCACAAATTTAACCAAAGTCTTCGGCAGGAAAAAGCCCGCGAACTTAAGCGCTAACTTCGTGGTGTTTACTACGTATTTTTTCTAGAGTGTAAGAAGCCTCAATCCACCTCGTTAGAGTGGGAATTTTCTTCAGTTTGAGTTTTTAAGACACAGTGAAGTTTGTGTAAATTACTTCTCTTGAAAGTGACTTCATTCATGAAGTGCCACTTGTTTGATAATGCAGAAGTGATTAGATGGCATGGTCTGTTTTTGTTTACGTTTGTAACAATTTTTGTAATCAGTAAATTCTTGTTGACAGGGAGGAAACTAAGGAGACTACCACGAAGGATGTGAAAGAGGCGAAAGAGACTGTAGAAGATAAGAAGAAAGAGAAGGAAGTTGAAGACAGTGGACCTAAGGAAAATGGTGCTGTCCAGAAGGATGAATCAGAGGATAAAACTGACGCTGAAGAGAGCTCAGAGAAAAAAGGTTTGCAAGTTACTCTGTTTAATACTGCATGGATTTGTTTATGGAACCCAAAGATTAAATCCCAGCCTTTGTATTTGAAGTAAATGGACAAATGTTGTGTATAAATTTCCCTTGCATTGAGTTATTTTTAACTTTTCATGTATTTCAAATTATTACTAAAtattgatgagcagtatttgtgtaTATGTGTAGTTAAACTACTGAATTTCCTGAAACGTGGTTATGCGCATGATGTTCATAACCAAATGTTTGGTTCGGAAGGTGATACTGTGACAATCTTTGGTAGACTCAGTTCAGGGTTAGAGCTGGCTTCTCCTTGCCTTCTGAATGCTGCACAGAATTTTGTGTAGTGCTGTAGTATTATGAATTGTGAGTTGCAGAGTTTCTGTACAGTAATTTGGACACACAAGGTACCTGCTGTAGAGTTGTCAGTAGCTTCATTTATGGTCTTCCAGTAGTGTTCTAGTCTAGTCACACTAATTAAGATGGGGTAAAATGTCCAGTTTTGGGATTGGAGTAAATTATTGGAAATTGCTGAGTTAAGTTTAGGTATTGTACAGGTCTTGAACATTTTGTTAAAAAGACATCCATTCGGAATTTTAGTAATTACTTTTGCGAAAACCTATTAAGGAACATTGTGAAATTTGAAGTTTATCCATTTCATACCCAAAAGAATCATTGCTGTAAGAAATGGAATattttcatatcattaatttgactgCTTAGTGGGTGGTTGGTTGTTGAATTTAATAATTTCATCCATGCAATAAAGGGTGCTGTATTATTACCTATTAAATGTTCCATTGTGGGGGTGCCAATTTATTCCATGTATTCAGAAACTTTCTTGCTTTATATGCTTTCAAAGTTTTTCTATGAATGAacaaaaaatcatttttaattAAGTTTTCTTCATCCAGATGGAAGTGTAGTGGAATTTTTCTCCTTAAACTGCATAATGTTAATCAGATTTACCATGCAATATGAAttgctaatctttttttttttttgtgtgtgagaacCAGAGTTGTTTGACACCCTCTGCAATTCGCGAGGAAAAGTGCATCCAAATATTAGAGAGTACAATTGTGGACATGTGTATGGCTACAGTATGTTTGACAACTTACCCTGAAAACTTTATGGTGAGACTGACCTGTAGTGTAGCCCACAGTTTACATTAAGTTGGAAGGTGAATGGGTCGTTAGTGAAGCCAGTGAATGTGAATGCTAAATGTTTGTGAGAACAGGTCTGTAGTGTAGTTTCTGCGACATATTTAGAGCATTTGTCATAAAAACCAGAACTGCTAggtaaatttggaaaatatttttgtgatgtcctttgaCACGTTCTGAACACAATTTTAATCAAGCAACCATTGTTGAGAACTGGGTTTGACTTTGTCACAATTATTCAACTTTCCCTGTTGATTTAAAGGAACACAcacttgcagccaatgtctgtaatttgtCTCAAAGTTGGAAAACCTGTATCAGCTGAAAAGTTTGATATGTAGTGTATTATTTAAATGTCTTAACCAAACTGCGAAATGTGAGGGTGTCCCTACACAATTTTACCAAATACATATATTGTAGTAGAAAATCATAAATCTGTGGTACAGGGTATCTTCAAAAAGCTAGATCATCTTGAAGCACAAAGAGTTGCTTGTCCAGTTTGCTCTACAGTTGATTTGATATGAAATTCACTTCATGAAGggatagaaaattacaaatattagtTCCATGTCAAAATTGGGAGGGGGCTGTTCATTACCTCTTAAAAGCATTTTGTCTAGAATCTTGGCTAGTAATACATAATTACCTGCTCTCAAACCCTAGTATAGAGGGTAAAGATTTGTCGTAGTATAGAATACCTGTATTTAATCCTCGAATTTGTCAGCATTTTGCATTTGTTGCTGTCTTAACTTAGAAAGTTTATTTGAACAGACACAAAATTGTATATCTTTAGATAGCCTTGTATATATCAATGTGGAAGCTTTCCAGTCTCACCTTGACCCTAACATTACTGATGATTTGTGTATTTGCAGAATCAGATGCCACTAGTGGTAAGAGGAAGTCAGAGTCCCTTGAAGCTTCTGAAGACGCTGGATCTGAAGGAGCAACCCCGGAGAAGAAAGCCAAAGTTGAGAAGAAGAAAGAGTCCTCTTCCAATGGAGAGGCTACTGCTTAATCAGTTTTTGGCTTTTTGTCTCGGGACCAATTAACACTGAGACCAGTATACTTTGTCCTATCAGATCCCTCTTTTTGGAATCCAGTGTTCTTAGACATTCCTGTCGAGGTATAGAAAAACATTGTTCAGTTTCATTCTCAAAATTTGGTCATACTTCACTTGGTGTCtttgttctttatagctgctgTAAGATAACCAGCAAGCAAGTTTGCTTATGGTGTAAAGTGTGTTTTAGGTTTGACAAAATGGCTCAGAGACTTAACTTTTGTGTGATGTAGTGTTAGGAGGAATATTAATTTTTGGAGAATCATACTCAAACTACGGCTCCACTTCTCTTGTAAGCAGGTGAAATGTCCATATATTGGTcctaaaattcattgtattcaccgGACTGTGTTCGttatcaaattgtaattttttgaaaacataaattttataaagatttttatctTCAGGTTTTAAGACCTATAGGAAGTGCATTTATTTTCAGTTACATTTGCAAGAATCAAAATGCAGTACCTGCAGTTTCTTGAATTTGTTTTCCTAATATTTCTTAAGTTGTGGTGCTTCTTTAACTTAGTTTATTacattgaaaatgtttgtgtgtAAAGATCTCTGAGAAGGTGCTGTTAATGTCCTGTCTATAGCTTTGTATTATAAAACAGGTACTGTCTACAGCTATCATTGTGATTATCTGTAGTTGGACTAGAACTTTGTGTGCAATTTAATCTAATTGTGAAATGCCTGAGTTTTTCTTGGTGAATTTATATTTAATAGATTAAGTGCTTCTGCAGTATTTGGCTTCAAAGTGATTGTATGTACTGGGTTAATAACAGTATAATTTAAATGTAATATAGGATACATGTTTATAGACTATCAAAAAATTGGTTTAGCTGCCTTCAGAAGGAATGCAAAAGGAAAAACTTAGGATGATTGTGTTTGTAGCTGTGTGTGTATCTATTGTATGTTCTGAATTGAATGTATCAGCAGGAATTGACGCAGCCTGTGACTAGGCTAGAGAAATAAACATCTGAGATGTTATAATTGACATGTAAAGAAAATTCTAAACTGTGGTTAAGAACCTTGATTCAATCCAGGAGTGCTACCTGCAGAAGcactaaattaaactgtaaattttgAAACTGTGCTAAATCCTCTAAAATTCTTTCAGGTATTTAATATTGTTTGTATTTGAGTTAATGTCAAAATATAGTTTTATAATTTGAAGTTCTTTTCATTTGGCTTTTATTTCTGTCTTGAATGCTAAAATGAGAAGCACCTTACTGGTTGGAACAATCAGTTCTTCTGAGAGAAGGTAATGAGGCCTGGATAAACCACAGCCTGTACTTTGATGCCTAAAGTTTTGGCTCAGTAATGTCACTCAAACACGGCATACCTGTGCCAAACTAAATAGTGGCCTGTGGAGTATTGATGTAAAACTTCAACCCTACCATTTGCATTTCTCTGCAAAAATGTAGTTTTGGAATATGAAAGTTTGCAGTCACATTACTGTGCACATAATTACTGTTTCTGAAAATATCTTGGTGCACTAAAAGTGAAAACTTTTCTACAGTGTTTGGTGGCCTTAGTTGTGAAATTAACATTTTTGATCTGGTTGTGATCCAGTGATTAGGCCTTAGTGGTAAAGTGCCAgggaaatatttttgtaattggtTCTTTGATTCTTCAGCTGACGAGAAATGCAAGGAACTAGAGTTGAAGTTCTGCAATACATGAATTTGAGCCTAAACTTAAGGATATTACAGTGCATGGAATTGGTATTCTTGTGCCTCTGAATTGATTCATTTGGCTGTAATGTAAAGTATTTCAGAGGAGTAAATGTACAAAATTATACCCTCGGCTAATTGTGTTGAATACTTGGGTTTGCCAAAGCattgtatcagtgtaatgtaatgtgGTTGTTAGATACTTTTAAGTGTAATAAATTATTCAGAATGAGAATGATGCTTCAGTTGCTTTTGCCTTATTGGGATGACTGTTCAGTAGACAATCAGCATGATTGGTCACACCAAATACAGTTTATTCCCTATTGATGTCAATGTAATGTGGGAGTACTATCATTGTTTGAAAGTTGAAAGAATAAGGaattttaatatttcatgaagGCTGTATAATTTCTATTTTTACCTTGCAGATGTGGTGGCTGTTTACACATTCAAAGCATTTCATGAAAGGTATTGAGAAAGAAATTATACTCGAAATAAGCAAAGATGTGTTTTGATTAGACCATTCTCTGTAAAATTTGTGTAACCATCACCTGTACACCACAATTGCTTGAAGTTGGTTAATGTCCCAGTcagtaccagttgcaaaggatAAATACTATTCAATGCAATTAGTTTTCTTTTTGTAGAACAGATCACTGCTGCAAAAAAATTGTACAATATTTTGTGAAATTCGACTCCACAAAATCAATAAGGTCTGTTAAAGTTCTAAGACCACACAATTGAGTGTGCTGAATGATTTAATTACTGTCACATTTTGAATCTATAATAAAATAGAACTACATATCTAGAAAGAATACTTGTGAACTGCTTTTAACATTCATTTTCATGAAATGCATTTTATTGGATTTGCTTGAACAGTATATATTGCAAATTTAATTTTACAAACACTCTAGATACATAAtacaatagtggaaactatttctaATAGCTTTAACTTGCGAATGTACATGTTGATTTTCCAAAATTGAACATCCCCAAATTTTATGGCAGTAATATTGTTTGTTCTAACCTGTTGAAGTGTTGATTTGTTAAGGTATTGTACATCAGTTTCATTGTCATGTTCATTGCAATTCTAGGGTTTGCCACAGAACTCAGGCTTTTGCCCTCCTCCCCACACATGGTTCTAGATTTTATTACAGCTAAGTGATCATTGTTCTTGAAACTTTTCTTGTCTTCAATGATTGGAGAGGAAAAGTGTGTTCGCTTTGCAGATGGCACTACATTCATAAATCTCTTGGGCCTTTTGAATGCTAGCTTCTTTCATTGATCTGTTAATCTTGACTCTTTACACATGCCAGTCATTGACTAGAACCATGTGGGTACCATTGTGACTCTCAGGATAGTGTCTCAAGGTGTCTCAGTTACTTTGCAATGATACTAAGTACTCAGTCAAGAGGCATGTCACTGACCCCTGATTTGGAAGTAGCTAACTACTTCGTCAAAGAACAAATATCTGCCATTAGCAGATATTCCCATTTtgcaaaaaaattcattttgaGGGTAACAGCATGGGTAAGTTCTAGAACAAAGTATAAGGTAGAACATGCTTCCTCTGCGGTAATTTGGTGACAGGTCAGTTTTGTAGAGCCAGTAGAATAATCTGAACGATTAACAAGAGGCACAGTGATGAAACTGAAGTAATTTGATGATTAAGAGTTGTGCTTCCTATTAAATTTTCATGCCCAACATACATTTGACAGTAttgtggaaaggatagattgctactcaccatagagtgGAAACACTTGAGTTAGACAGGAACAACAAAATTACTGGTAACAGGTAAGCTTTCAACCAAAAAGCCACCTTCTGAATTAACACACTCAAATGCAACTTGCGACACTTGATCACTGTCTCTAGCTGCTGAGGTGAGAGATTGGCCCAGAGACTGGTTGAGTTGCATTTGTTTGAATGTTTGCCTGAAGACTTTTGGTCAAAAACTTTCTACGCTATACTTTTTCATGCTACTGTCATTATTCCAGCATGGATTTTCCATAAGTGCTGTGACTTGTTTCTTGATACAAGGCATTTCATCTTTTTATTGTAGTGAGTTTGATGCTGTTGTCCACAGCCTGGCTTCTGCCCTTGTTGGTTACAGTTAAGTGATATACCATCTCACTAACATCATACCACAATGAATACTTCAAACACAGCTATTAAAAACTAATTTCTGCAGCTTATCTTGATTCTGGTAAGTGTACTAAGTCAAATTTGGATTGTTACAAATACATTTAATGCTAATGTTGTGTGCTAGTACTACTTTATCGTAAACACAGGATGACTTCTAAATGTGATGTTAAAAGATTTTTTTGCTGTTCCTGTAGTTTAGGGAATACAGAAACATTTTGCTTTATGGAGAAAGAAGCCTATTGGGCCATTCTGTTAGTAATTGCCTCTGTTGGGTATGTCTTGGGAGAGAACTTCTGATTACTCAGTATTACCgtgtttactcgaatctaagccgcacttttttcgggtttttgtaatccaaaaaaccgcctgcggcttactaGTGCCAAgttgcggaagttctgaaaaatgtcggtaggtgccgccacaactaacttctgccgtcgaatatatgtagcgctacaaaggcatgctttgtaggcacaaagataaatactggcaccaaaacctctgcgtcagtaaataaattcaaataaaagtggaaaaaagtgccccgagtttcgaccactgcattttgatacattatccaacgaagtaaatacagattccgtattgttcatcttcgaatgtagcagcatttctatgtactacgaaaatccgactggcaaaacTGTTTAATATTTTTTCCTACCAgtaagaagagatggttgctaataggaacctgatgaaatgtgaatcacatgcagtattctcttcaccataagaatacgaatataaacattttggcatgtattctttcgtgttggctgctatctcatttaaatcgtgtctgcctaataaactacgataATAGagtagacaacagcaaacacggaagaatatacgtatcgtgtcatgtttatattcgtattattctaatGCCTAATAGTGATAGTCAGAAAAGAAGCAAGGcagctgactagatttttaaagctAAGATGACTATAATTTCTGTgcggaatttgatgtactaaagaagcggcagCAAAGATTtcctttcaaacggagaaaaattttcgcgtaactctcgttcagaacatgttctatcatacgcagtctattatttggttcttgttaatcattataaatgcagtctcttgccattgtttcgctaatgagacgattcatatatatatagtaaacggcggtagcgcgcacaaaagcaagccatgccgcgagctcacgacaggccgtaaacacgcactattagaatgcgacaaacaatgcatgacacagtacagtaaagcattttcagcttagagtgacttaaacacctataacaaagaaaacagcacttatcatATCAAAGCAaagtaagcaatcgattcaaactagacgaagcacgtgaagaaggaatggtacccgtataaatacggacggagcgcctggcgcatagcaatggctacctggtaaagcttaactgctaagcttacgactcgaaccgaaCCAAACTACTGCAGctttatcgtcattcattcgacgtaaattgtgtctcatattacaatggacgaattttgtttcgatttggaggagggcctaaaacttttctctccccttgaattttgagtctcaaatttcaggtgcggcttagattcgggaatttttttttttcctttatttcgagtctcatttttgaggtgcggcttagattcgagtaaatacggtaaatgaGATTTTTCAAATGCTTAATTGGTGCCAAGATGTCATGAATTTCAATGATGCACATACACTTACAATAAAAGTTTCCTTGGTAGTTATGGAAACTACCTGAAATATAGTTGCATCTCTCAGTCCCCCTCTTGTGACAAGAATGTCAACTGACAGGTCAtcatttcaatagttaaggcttcaACAGCTTCCATAGGCTATTATGGGAagacattttttatatatataattatacGCAGGCACACAAAACTTAATGTTGGAGGTAAATTTCACGTGGTGAGTCATTGCCAAGAACAGCTGGATTAAGTTTAGAAAAAAGAACTGTCACAGTATAGTACAGGAGGCAATGCAATACATACACAATTAGACAAAAGCAATGGCACTTTTATTTAAAGTCATAAATGATACTGAAGTCACTGCAGGCCATTATGGTCCCCTGaatattacaaaaggcgggacatagtTCTTCATAGGGTTTGGGAGAGCACAGACAATAGTTAATTATCTGCATCGTGCTCCCATGCTAACAACAAGGTTGGTAAGGTGTGCCTGTGGTAAATTGTTCCATACCCCGATCAGTGCAGTTaactgctggatggttgttggtgcaAATGGCCATTCAATGTCTCTCCACTTGTGCTCGACTGAATTTGAGTCAAAGTAATGGGGGAGGGGTGACAGGCCTGTCAATTCACTGGATACCTT carries:
- the LOC126298993 gene encoding uncharacterized protein LOC126298993 — protein: MADKVSETKEETKETTTKDVKEAKETVEDKKKEKEVEDSGPKENGAVQKDESEDKTDAEESSEKKESDATSGKRKSESLEASEDAGSEGATPEKKAKVEKKKESSSNGEATA